One Acidobacteriota bacterium genomic window carries:
- a CDS encoding sialidase family protein has product MSATSPRTASGCPRLFRTILSRFQSLVLAAAAIAALATGGCGPGVLQSADPVRVLNPKAIGKTQLVSQRVPIGIPEDYKPCIARLPDGELLLVAFHAPREGGVPEEYAFLYRSEDGGRNWSRRRRLEVLGREPYLSVTSDGTVFLSTHLLSRARGNREGYTQSFLYRSTDGGDRWEGQRIGFQDLEGMEGPGTVVTGRNVLELESGELVFAVGGKGGHEFLWRSNDGGKTWDQSLACRFGGVDQSALPFPILGEAFLWQAPNGDLLAICRITPKYFPPLPGTEIPGETIDHFERMVLYRSQDGGHHWSLEEFGSYYGEMYPALMRLQDSRLLFTFTMRAAVPPNIPPLGVRAVLGREVAEGFQLDFRNDRIVLDAKNPVGMLSGGGFGPTVQVEDGTLVTSYSYRTPDEKTHLEIVRWRLPEAAK; this is encoded by the coding sequence ATGTCCGCGACTTCTCCCCGAACGGCCAGTGGCTGCCCGCGTCTCTTCCGGACAATCCTCTCCCGGTTTCAAAGTCTTGTCCTGGCAGCCGCCGCCATAGCGGCGTTGGCGACGGGAGGATGCGGTCCCGGGGTTCTCCAGTCTGCCGACCCGGTCCGGGTGCTGAATCCCAAGGCCATCGGAAAAACCCAGCTGGTTTCGCAGCGGGTTCCCATCGGCATCCCCGAGGACTACAAGCCCTGCATCGCCCGCTTGCCCGACGGTGAATTGCTGCTGGTGGCCTTCCACGCGCCCCGGGAGGGAGGCGTCCCTGAAGAGTACGCCTTCCTGTACCGCTCCGAAGACGGAGGCCGCAACTGGTCGCGCCGCCGCAGACTGGAGGTGCTGGGACGGGAACCCTATCTGTCGGTCACCTCTGACGGCACCGTTTTCCTCAGCACCCATCTCCTGTCCAGGGCCCGTGGCAACCGGGAAGGCTACACCCAGAGCTTTCTCTACCGTTCAACCGACGGAGGAGACCGGTGGGAGGGTCAGCGCATCGGCTTCCAGGACCTGGAGGGAATGGAGGGGCCGGGTACCGTGGTGACCGGCCGCAACGTTCTGGAACTGGAGAGTGGAGAACTGGTCTTCGCGGTCGGGGGCAAGGGGGGGCACGAATTCCTCTGGAGGTCAAATGACGGCGGAAAGACCTGGGACCAGTCCCTGGCCTGCCGCTTTGGAGGCGTGGACCAGAGCGCCCTGCCCTTTCCTATCCTGGGCGAGGCCTTTCTCTGGCAGGCCCCCAACGGCGACCTGCTGGCCATCTGCCGCATCACTCCCAAGTACTTTCCCCCCTTGCCGGGAACGGAAATTCCCGGGGAGACGATCGACCATTTCGAGAGGATGGTCCTCTACCGCTCCCAGGACGGCGGTCATCACTGGTCGCTGGAGGAGTTCGGCAGCTACTACGGAGAGATGTACCCCGCCCTGATGCGCTTGCAGGACAGCCGCCTGCTGTTCACCTTCACCATGAGGGCGGCCGTGCCTCCCAACATCCCGCCCCTGGGCGTTCGAGCGGTGTTGGGCCGGGAAGTCGCGGAGGGCTTCCAATTGGACTTCCGCAATGACCGTATCGTTCTGGACGCCAAGAACCCCGTCGGCATGCTCAGTGGCGGGGGGTTCGGACCTACGGTGCAAGTCGAGGACGGAACGCTGGTCACCAGCTACTCCTACCGCACCCCGGACGAGAAAACTCACCTGGAAATCGTCCGCTGGCGGTTGCCGGAGGCGGCGAAATAG
- a CDS encoding RraA family protein yields MKRSSALFATLAIGLCLVIILLSRLGPASGAAAQPGAESLTQAQIIEALKKASTGNLADAIETTTGRAGFMSHDMKPIFRAKVVGPAATALLRPILTTDKRKYPNYHLQVLDEAPAGSVLVYVLENGLHVSGIGNLMATTATVRGLAGAVIDGAARDIEEIERIGFPVYSRAVSPATVVGRYVSVSMQEPVICAGVPVRPGDYIVGDSDGVVVVPADRAEDVLALIREYDEKESAMIPLIKETKSMLKALAKYGRY; encoded by the coding sequence ATGAAACGTTCAAGCGCGTTGTTCGCGACGCTAGCAATCGGACTTTGCCTGGTTATCATTCTGCTGTCACGTCTCGGCCCTGCTTCGGGAGCGGCCGCGCAGCCGGGAGCCGAAAGCCTCACTCAGGCCCAGATCATCGAGGCGCTCAAGAAGGCCAGCACCGGCAACCTGGCGGATGCCATCGAGACGACTACCGGTCGGGCCGGATTCATGAGCCACGACATGAAGCCCATCTTCCGGGCCAAGGTGGTGGGTCCGGCGGCGACGGCGCTGTTGAGGCCGATCCTGACCACCGACAAACGCAAGTACCCCAACTACCACCTGCAGGTGCTGGACGAGGCTCCCGCGGGGAGCGTTCTGGTCTACGTCCTGGAAAATGGCCTGCACGTTTCCGGCATCGGCAACCTCATGGCCACCACCGCCACCGTCCGGGGTCTGGCAGGAGCGGTGATCGACGGAGCCGCCAGGGACATCGAGGAGATCGAACGCATCGGCTTCCCGGTCTACAGCCGGGCGGTCAGCCCGGCCACGGTGGTCGGGCGCTACGTGAGCGTTTCCATGCAGGAACCCGTGATCTGCGCCGGTGTCCCGGTGAGGCCGGGCGACTACATCGTGGGGGACAGCGACGGCGTGGTGGTGGTACCCGCCGACAGGGCCGAGGACGTGCTGGCCCTGATCCGGGAATACGACGAGAAGGAGAGCGCCATGATTCCCTTGATCAAGGAGACCAAGTCCATGCTCAAGGCCCTGGCCAAGTACGGCCGGTATTGA
- a CDS encoding TIR domain-containing protein has protein sequence MAYRNKIFVSFDGDNDIRYYRLMKAWKQSDYSSFNFHDAHDLNVARDTSSEQTIKRRLRVRLLNSKIVVSLIGSQTRYLYKFVRWELEQAVVLGLPIIGVNLNKKRSLDKDRCPPVIRDQLAIHISFNSKILQYALQDWPHRHRELKKRGESDAYYYTDSVYQELNL, from the coding sequence ATGGCCTATCGCAATAAAATCTTTGTGTCGTTTGACGGAGATAACGACATTCGCTACTACCGGCTAATGAAAGCGTGGAAGCAAAGCGACTATTCGAGTTTTAATTTTCATGATGCTCACGACTTAAACGTTGCCCGTGACACAAGTAGTGAACAAACAATAAAGAGACGACTAAGGGTACGGCTACTAAACTCAAAGATAGTCGTGTCGCTAATCGGATCGCAGACTAGGTACTTATATAAGTTCGTAAGGTGGGAGTTGGAACAGGCGGTAGTGCTTGGACTACCTATCATTGGGGTGAATCTAAATAAAAAACGATCTCTTGACAAAGATCGTTGTCCACCAGTAATTCGAGACCAACTCGCAATACACATTAGTTTCAATTCTAAGATTCTCCAGTATGCCCTACAGGACTGGCCTCACAGGCATCGAGAACTCAAGAAGCGTGGAGAATCTGATGCGTATTACTACACAGACTCTGTTTACCAAGAGCTCAATCTTTGA
- a CDS encoding DUF6430 domain-containing protein: protein MPSFKTIYWWIRPSIGPFFGGIFYGLGIWLSLQRMLSWLVPDNILLLKILEQAWFVVPSATSLHAGWNSRQRFPSSLISDTDIIVELRVGDMFKREGAFIIGSNTTFDTSMEDHTISEKSIQGQFTLRFAHDVRELDTQLNESLTDIPIQSELPVTSKRFGKRNSYGRGTVCPVILKNRKAYFVSIASLNNNRVAQSTLDELLDALPIMWSQLRERGGMENLVCPILGSGFSRINTPKEKLVQHLIRSFVASSREGKLTEKLSIMIPGSDLNEGKVDLEALRKFLEHECTYQSVAGSHTLQGTPVDTMT from the coding sequence ATGCCATCATTTAAAACGATTTATTGGTGGATAAGGCCATCCATTGGCCCCTTTTTTGGTGGGATTTTCTATGGATTGGGAATCTGGCTTAGCTTGCAGAGAATGTTATCTTGGCTTGTTCCTGACAACATTCTACTCTTGAAAATTCTAGAACAAGCTTGGTTCGTAGTCCCCTCGGCCACGAGCCTACACGCCGGGTGGAACTCAAGACAGAGATTTCCAAGCTCTCTCATATCAGACACAGATATTATTGTGGAATTGCGTGTTGGAGATATGTTCAAGAGAGAAGGGGCATTCATCATCGGTAGCAATACGACCTTTGACACATCAATGGAAGACCACACGATTTCTGAGAAAAGTATTCAAGGTCAGTTTACGCTGAGATTTGCACACGATGTTAGGGAACTTGACACTCAATTGAACGAATCGTTAACAGATATACCAATACAATCTGAGTTGCCGGTGACAAGTAAGAGATTCGGCAAGCGGAATTCCTACGGACGCGGCACAGTTTGCCCGGTGATATTGAAGAATAGGAAAGCGTATTTTGTTTCTATCGCGTCTCTAAATAACAACCGCGTGGCACAATCGACACTAGATGAACTGCTAGATGCTCTTCCAATCATGTGGAGTCAGCTAAGAGAAAGGGGGGGGATGGAGAATCTAGTTTGTCCGATCCTCGGGTCAGGTTTCTCACGAATTAATACTCCGAAAGAGAAGCTTGTGCAGCATTTAATTCGTTCTTTTGTTGCGTCATCTCGTGAAGGCAAGCTAACCGAAAAACTATCTATTATGATCCCAGGATCAGACCTGAACGAAGGCAAGGTTGACTTGGAAGCACTTCGGAAATTTCTTGAGCACGAATGCACCTATCAATCTGTTGCGGGTAGTCATACGCTACAAGGAACTCCTGTCGACACTATGACTTAG